The Burkholderia mayonis genome window below encodes:
- the rplP gene encoding 50S ribosomal protein L16, which translates to MLQPKRRKYRKEQKGRNTGIATRGNAVSFGEFGLKAVGRGRLTARQIEAARRAMTRHIKRGGRIWIRIFPDKPISQKPAEVRMGNGKGNPEYYVAEIQPGKMLYEMDGVTEELAREAFRLAAAKLPLKTTFIVRQLGA; encoded by the coding sequence ATGCTGCAACCGAAACGCAGGAAGTATCGCAAAGAGCAGAAGGGGCGTAACACCGGTATCGCCACGCGCGGCAACGCCGTGTCGTTCGGTGAGTTCGGCCTGAAGGCTGTCGGTCGCGGCCGTTTGACCGCGCGTCAGATCGAGGCGGCGCGTCGTGCAATGACGCGTCACATCAAGCGTGGCGGCCGCATCTGGATTCGCATCTTCCCGGACAAGCCGATTTCTCAGAAGCCGGCCGAAGTGCGGATGGGTAACGGTAAGGGTAACCCTGAGTACTACGTCGCCGAGATTCAGCCGGGCAAGATGCTGTACGAAATGGATGGCGTAACCGAAGAACTGGCACGTGAAGCGTTCCGTCTGGCCGCAGCGAAGCTGCCGCTGAAGACGACGTTCATCGTGCGTCAGCTCGGCGCCTAA
- the rpsQ gene encoding 30S ribosomal protein S17, with amino-acid sequence MNDSVKTSLKRTLVGKVVSNKMDKTVTVLVEHRVKHPIYGKYVVRSKKYHAHDEANTYNEGDLVEIQETRPVSKTKAWAVSRLVEAARVI; translated from the coding sequence ATGAACGATAGCGTGAAAACCTCGCTGAAGCGGACGCTCGTCGGTAAGGTCGTCAGCAACAAGATGGACAAGACCGTCACCGTGCTGGTCGAGCACCGCGTCAAGCACCCGATCTACGGCAAGTATGTCGTGCGTTCGAAGAAGTACCACGCGCACGATGAAGCGAACACCTACAACGAAGGCGATCTCGTCGAAATCCAGGAAACCCGTCCTGTTTCGAAGACGAAGGCCTGGGCGGTGTCGCGTCTCGTCGAGGCAGCCCGCGTGATCTAA
- the rpsC gene encoding 30S ribosomal protein S3: MGQKIHPTGFRLAVSRNWASRWYANNNNFAAMLQEDIGVREYLKKKLKNASVGRVVIERPAKNARITIFSSRPGVVIGKKGEDIELLKTELQRRMGVPVHVNIEEIRKPETDAQLIADSITQQLERRIMFRRAMKRAMQNAMRLGAQGIKIMSAGRLNGIEIARTEWYREGRVPLHTLRADIDYATSEAKTTYGVIGVKVWVYKGDTLGRNDAPVVEEVAEDKRPRRNARPGDRRPRRDGEGGAPGARRGAPRRGAGKPEDGKTGE, from the coding sequence ATGGGACAGAAAATTCATCCGACTGGCTTCCGTTTGGCCGTCAGCCGCAATTGGGCGTCGCGCTGGTACGCGAACAACAACAATTTCGCGGCGATGTTGCAGGAAGACATCGGTGTTCGTGAATACCTGAAGAAGAAGCTGAAGAACGCTTCGGTCGGTCGCGTCGTCATCGAGCGTCCGGCAAAGAACGCGCGCATCACGATTTTCAGCTCGCGTCCGGGTGTCGTCATCGGTAAGAAGGGCGAGGATATCGAACTGCTGAAGACGGAACTGCAGCGCCGCATGGGTGTTCCGGTTCACGTCAACATCGAAGAAATCCGCAAGCCGGAAACCGATGCGCAGCTGATCGCCGATTCGATCACGCAACAGCTCGAGCGCCGGATCATGTTTCGCCGCGCGATGAAGCGTGCGATGCAGAACGCGATGCGTCTTGGCGCCCAAGGCATCAAGATCATGAGCGCCGGTCGTCTGAACGGCATCGAAATCGCCCGTACCGAATGGTACCGCGAAGGCCGCGTGCCGCTGCATACGCTGCGCGCCGACATCGACTACGCGACGTCGGAAGCGAAGACGACGTACGGCGTCATCGGCGTCAAGGTGTGGGTGTACAAGGGCGATACGCTCGGCCGCAACGACGCGCCGGTGGTGGAAGAAGTAGCCGAAGACAAGCGTCCGCGTCGCAATGCGCGTCCGGGCGACCGTCGCCCGCGCCGTGACGGCGAAGGCGGTGCTCCGGGTGCTCGCCGTGGCGCACCGCGCCGTGGCGCCGGCAAGCCGGAAGACGGCAAGACTGGAGAATAA
- the rpmC gene encoding 50S ribosomal protein L29, with protein MKASELLQKDQAALNKELSDLLKAQFGLRMQLATQQLTNTSQLKKVRRDIARVRTVLTQKANQK; from the coding sequence ATGAAGGCTTCCGAACTTCTCCAGAAAGATCAGGCCGCGCTCAACAAGGAGCTGTCGGACCTGTTGAAGGCGCAATTCGGCCTGCGCATGCAACTCGCGACCCAGCAGCTCACGAACACGAGCCAGCTGAAGAAGGTTCGTCGCGACATCGCACGTGTGCGGACCGTCCTGACTCAGAAGGCGAACCAGAAATGA
- the rplV gene encoding 50S ribosomal protein L22, with product MEVKAIHRGARISAQKTRLVADQIRGLPVDKALNVLTFSPKKAAGIVKKVVLSAIANAEHNEGADIDELKIKSIYVDKAASLKRFTARAKGRGNRIEKQSCHITVTVGN from the coding sequence ATGGAAGTGAAAGCAATTCATCGCGGTGCCCGCATCTCGGCGCAGAAGACGCGCCTTGTGGCTGACCAGATCCGCGGTTTGCCGGTCGACAAGGCGCTGAACGTTCTGACGTTCTCGCCGAAGAAGGCGGCTGGCATCGTGAAGAAGGTCGTGCTGTCGGCGATCGCGAATGCGGAGCACAACGAAGGCGCCGATATCGACGAGCTCAAGATCAAGAGCATCTATGTCGACAAGGCGGCATCGCTCAAGCGTTTCACCGCGCGCGCCAAGGGCCGCGGCAACCGCATTGAGAAGCAATCCTGTCACATCACTGTGACGGTCGGGAATTAA